One genomic region from Salvelinus sp. IW2-2015 unplaced genomic scaffold, ASM291031v2 Un_scaffold1028, whole genome shotgun sequence encodes:
- the LOC112069499 gene encoding thrombomodulin, which yields MFTAIMARRTNPFVGLITIIIITMLMLTVRVESIDSTTCVCKGNICNAVTLGAVDFQTSGEKCQNMEGELLTVRSAASDEIIGDLLVDVTGDFWIGLRLPADRCSNIESTLRGYQWATGFQVTEFSNWKDTVNVCAPRCVSVSTDRMWTERPCQEKVEGFLCQNVHKSTCQTPHMEAQEFSHQDVIYSNEGCAGAPCEHICTEAPGGYTCSCYERYIPSSENPNLCKMHCPLAKCPVICDRHSAGAQCDCPSGFIKSDDYCQDIDECENGYCDQRCDNTFGGFVCSCRAGFSLQNLVKCVKTDGNESVPLTTPVHSDFLAPGFNFTNNVSSATAGGFIWVWIFIAVAVIVLILVVRYCVIKRHEQNVDSQQRCNDEAL from the coding sequence ATGTTTACTGCGATCATGGCAAGGAGAACGAATCCTTTTGTTGGTTTGATAACCATAATTATTATAACTATGTTAATGCTAACGGTACGAGTGGAAAGCATTGACTCGACTACCTGCGTGTGCAAGGGGAACATTTGCAACGCAGTAACCCTGGGTGCTGTCGATTTCCAGACATCGGGGGAAAAATGCCAAAATATGGAAGGAGAGTTATTGACCGTTCGATCTGCAGCATCAGACGAAATTATTGGAGATTTGCTTGTAGACGTAACGGGAGACTTCTGGATCGGGTTGCGTCTACCAGCTGACCGATGTAGCAACATCGAATCGACATTGAGAGGATACCAGTGGGCAACTGGATTTCAAGTCACAGAATTCAGCAACTGGAAAGACACCGTAAATGTCTGCGCTCCACGGTGTGTGTCCGTTTCTACCGATCGAATGTGGACGGAACGACCTTGCCAGGAAAAAGTCGAGGGATTTTTGTGTCAGAATGTTCATAAAAGCACGTGCCAAACACCGCATATGGAGGCTCAGGAGTTCTCTCATCAAGACGTCATCTATAGTAATGAAGGATGCGCTGGGGCTCCATGCGAACATATATGCACAGAGGCACCAGGGGGCTACACATGCTCGTGTTATGAACGCTATATTCCAAGTAGCGAAAACCCCAACTTGTGTAAAATGCACTGTCCTTTGGCCAAATGTCCAGTAATATGCGACAGACACAGCGCTGGGGCACAATGTGATTGTCCTAGTGGCTTCATAAAGAGTGATGATTATTGCCAAGACATTGACGAATGCGAGAATGGATATTGTGATCAACGTTGTGATAACACGTTTGGAGGTTTTGTTTGTTCATGCAGAGCAGGATTTTCCCTTCAAAATCTCGTTAAATGTGTCAAAACAGACGGAAATGAAAGTGTTCCCTTAACAACGCCTGTCCACAGCGACTTTTTAGCGCCAGGTTTTAACTTTACAAATAATGTATCATCAGCAACAGCGGGGGGATTTATTTGGGTATGGATTTTCATTGCAGTGGCGGTCATAGTGCTGATACTTGTTGTTCGGTATTGTGTTATTAAGCGTCATGAGCAGAATGTTGATAGCCAACAGAGATGTAATGATGAGGCGTTATAG